The genomic interval CGCTTGGGAATGAACATGGCCCGCGGGCCTTCCGGCAAAGGGTTGCCCTGCTCGAAACGTTTGGCGGCATATACCTCTCGGTTATGCTCCTGATAGCGCCTTTTGTCGAGGCCGCTGTGGTCGAACTCGATATTGCTCTCCGAGGCGTCGATCTGGATGTAAGCATCGCGTTTGTAGCCGGAACGGGTGGTATAGCCTTTCAGCAGAATTTTACGTCCGGAGTAGAAGTCGAGCTGTTCGCCCTCGGAGAGGTCGGCATTCTTGATCGATGCGCGTTTATCGAACTCCGAGACAGGCATCGCAACGAGTTCGTTCGTCCACTTGTCGCGCGAAACGTAACAGGGCGTCATCCTGCCCGGCTCCAGCTCCAGGTCGATCACCTTGCCCGCATGACGGGTTTCGACGATGTTGCGCTTGGCCTCGTCGTCGAGCAGCACGTTGTGGAAGGGCGCGTCGAGGTCGCACTTCTCCCGATAGTAGTGCGGCACGACTTTCAGCGAGCCGTCGGCCTGCTCTTCGAGCGATACGCGCCCTTTGGTGGTGACGCGCATGCCGCCGGGTTCCATTTCCGGCCGCATTTCGATCAGTCCGTGCGATTTGTGCCCGTAGGACATCGCCTTCAAATGGGGTTCGAGGTCTCCCATACGGATACCCATGCGCTCCATATCCGCCGTGTCGATTCTCGAAATATCCATAGGCTCGAAACGGGGAACCGCGATCTGCGGTTCCATCTTTGCGAGCTCTTCGGCCGGATCGACGCGGTAGTTTTCGAGCAGCTGCGGATCGAGGTCGATTCTGATGAGTTTGTTCAGCACGCTTTCGGCCATGATGAAGATCTCCGAGATACCCGTTTTTACAGGGTCTTGCGACTGCTCCATGAATTTGGTGAAAAACGCCTCCAAAGCAGGCTGGTTCGTGTTCACGTCGAACAGTTTGGCGACATTCGCCGCAGTGGGATCGAGCGTCTCGATGTTTCCGTCTTCGTCGATACTGCCGACGGCCTTCAGCCTGCCGTCCTGACCTTCTCCGGTCTGCCTGACGAGCATTACCTTCTTCTCGTCGTTCTTTACTTTTTCGTCCATCTTTGCGAAATATTAGATTAGCACCAATAGCGGTGCAGGGGACGAATTTAACCCGCCTGCGGACGGCCCGGGCAGACCGGCCGCCCCCGTTGTCTCGGTTGGAACAGGTGTTGGAAGAGGTTGGCGTCGGTGCGGGCAAAATGCGGAAACGACGAACGGTCGGAACGACTATCGTTTCGACCGCCCCGGGACACTACCTTCCGCCGCGGATATTGTCCGGATATTCGTCCTTGCCAAGCTCCCGAACAGTCGGTATGAGTAGTGGATGTGCAGGAAGAATGACGCTCCCGCATAAGGAAGCGGAACAAGATTGCCCGCCTGAAAAAATAAAGGCGGATTCTCATCCACTCGTGGTCGGAAGATTTTTCTTCCGGCCTTTTTATGTTTTGAAGAATAAGGCCGGATTGCCTCCACATTGTACGCTTATCATTGCGATAGCCAGATCGCGAATTTCCATAGCAAACCGTCGTTTAGCGGTTTTATATCCGACATTGTTTGCTCGTTTGTAGATCAATACTAACATAGCGGTTATCAAAGTCATATAAAAGATTACCTCTATTCCGTTTTTGTTCAACGATATGAGATGACTTGCGTTTAATTCCTGCTTGATAAAACGAAAGAAGACTTCAATATCCCACCTTCTTCGGTAAGCATTGGCAATTTCTTTGGGCCTAAGCTCAAAGTCATTGGTTATGAACCAATACTCGGTAGCCGATTCGTCTTTACTGCGAGCTACGATCAGCTTCAAGGGTTCTTCAACTAACTCCTGTCGGTAATATTTATTACCTCGCTTGTCCATTACAGGTTGCCCTGTGTACAGATAGACTTTGCTGTCACGGATAAGTTCTAAGCCTCCTAAATCGCTGTCAGTAAACGGAATTTGCTCCAGTTCGACATATTTTCGGTTTTCTTTTGATCTGGCAATGAAGCATATCGACTCTTTGCTGAAGGCTGCCATATTCCTTGTTGATTGCAATCCTCTGTCCAACACGTATATGTTACGATGTCCCTGTTGCCGCTTAACGTGTTCTGACACCACTTTGGGCATGGCAATATCTTCGCTTCCGTAAATCGGATCGACAAACAAATTTACACCGCATGGCAACATATTATCTAATGCAATACTATATTTACTGCCAATTTACCGCGCTTGTTGTCGATGCCTTCAACCATCCTACCCGATGTATCTGAAACGATCGAACTATCGACCCGGATAAGGTTGTATTGTTCCATCTCCGAACTGGAATAACACTCCGAGAATCGATCATAGACACAATCGTAAATCTGACGGAAATAATCCGCAGGGATCTTCGATAACCGCTCCGAAAGGGAACTGCGACAAACTTTTTCATCGGTTTCTAACCCAAACAGAATTTTGAATACCGAATCGTTAAAAATGTCTTCGAGTGTGCGTTGACTTAAACGGTCGTTCTCCAGAATACCGTACAGCAGTAGGTAGAACATCTTTCTGCCGTGAAGAACTTTTAGTATAGTAATCGACAGTTGTCGTAGCGGAAAGGTGAGAAAGTAGGCTTTCTGGAATGAATCCCAATAGATCATTAACCCGTACTCTGTGATCCTTAAAACTTGCCATAACTTTTGATTATCAATGTAAAGATAATCAAAAAAACGCATAATAAAAAAATACAAACACCTAATAATCAATAAAATAATACAAAAAAACGACCTCATAGTGGCACCCATAAATACGCATGAAACTAAAAAAAGGCCGGAAGAAAAATCTTCCGACCACGAGTGGATGCGAATCCGCCTTTACCAAAAAAGTATAATCTTTTTATAATGGTAAGAATTTTTTATGTACCTGCCTGAACGACAGAGTTAAGTGGAGGTTAAGAAAGTTGTCTGTGATGATTTAGCGACTGTGTAACTGCGCTGAATGCTGTATTTTACAACTCGTAGAACAACTTTATGCAAATCGTAGTAAGTCTTTAATAGCGGTTTGTCAATTTGCTAATATTCCAATATTAAATCTCAATCCCGTGTGAATAAACAACAAAGCAGGCACAAAACCAAAGGTTTGAGCAGTTCTTCTATTTTTTCACCTTGCAGTTGTTTCCCTTCCTTTCACTTGTTAGGTTTCTCGGACTTTTTGGGGCAATCCGAGGTTGCTATCGATTGCTTATCCAATGGAGTTACGGCTGAATATCCCGGGGTGTTGCAGCCAAGAGAAAAAAGTCGGATTTCTATATTAGGCTATTTTCATCGGTCTTCAGGCAAAGATATTTTCATAAAAACCACAGACATATAGAAAAGCAGATATGCCTACCTGTATTTTATTCGGTTTAGCTTATATAATAGAGCTAACCGACTAAAGTAAACTGAATCTTCATGTCGTTTTGCCATCCATTTCATTCTACAGCATACAGCCAAAAGAGAGAATAAATAAGTACTCATTTATTGATACTATCTCTTTTCACTGTAATTTGACCATCGCATCAGAGTTCAGTATGAACAACCATCAGCCGTCAGCTATGAATTCGACATCACTACCAACAAATGAGATATGTACTGAAGAATTGAATAATTAGAGAAATCATAACTTTATTTGAGGTCGTATTAAACCGATTATTCGCTTTTACGGTTAGTCCTCTATTGGGCAGGAAACAAGGCCTATCCTTTGGCATCAAAGAATAGGCTCTTACTATGTCTAAATAATTGGTTGAATCTTGATTAAGTATTGTAAACACATACTCAATCGCTGATAGGGTTGTATATTGGGATTAGAGGCTGCCAATATAACGGATAAATAATTAGAATATATTGATGGATTTTTTGTAGTCATGTTCAATATTGATTTTGAATATTCAACCCAAACTTGATACATAGCGTCTGTCACTTGGCCGTTTTGCATTATTTTTAGCCCTTGGTCAATTACTTGTTGTATTGGAATGTTGTTATTCATGTTCTTTATCCTCCTTTCTTGCCATCATTCTTTCTAACTGTTCTGCATTATTTGTTCCATTGGTCATAATAGCCTCGTCTGCGGCCTTTTTGGATACTTCGTTTTGCCATCTCAATTTGAAATTTGCATTAAATATCTCGAATTTTTCGAATAATGGCAGCAACCATAACAATACACAAATAAGAAATATTAGATTATCTCCTTGAAAGTCAGAAAAGAATTGAAAATTAAAACATTCAGGATAATTGCAACAAACATATGTAGTAGAAAATATTAAAATGAATGGATACCACAATCGTGATAGCCATGATAAAGTAAAGTCTATTGTTTTAGATAGACTGATTTTTTTGAGGTGTTCATTTTCAAAAAACAGCAACATAATAAAGGCAGTTAGGTATCCTCCAAGGAGGAAACACGCTATTAGTAATTTCCAATTCAACAGTTCCATGCCCATTTATCTAATTTTCCTGCAAAGATAGTTCAAGAAAGCACTACACGAAACAAGCATAAATAAAGCCTCCTCAGATGCAGGAGTATATGCTCCATCACTGTCCATCAAGGCATGTCTAATACCAGTATCAGGTTGATTCGTATAGGCATATAATTTATCAAAAGCAACCTTTAAGAGTTTGGGTATAATAATACCGTTGGCTTCCAAGTGGTTCAATGCTTTTCCCAAAGAGTTTTCGTCTGTCTTTTCTCTACAAAAAGCTTCTACAGCCGAGATTGACTCTTTGATGGAATTACGATAATCTGCCGTAGGGCGTTGTGCATATAATTCCAATGCCCTATTAAGATGTATCTTAATGTTGCGAGAAGTATTTGCCATTGCATCTTCAATTGTAGCAATCTCGCTTTTTGACGTAATCTCAACAATCTCTTGTCCGATAATGCGATAGGCAAAATTCAAACGCTCAAATTCAAAATTGAGTTGTTTGATGAACATTTGGTTTACAGGAGTCCTCCAATTATTATATCGTTTGTCAATATCTTGAAGATATTTAATAGTACATTCGACTATATCTAATTTTCGATACCAAGAATTATTTTTATCCTCCAAAAATGCAGTTGCAACGATATAATAACGTCTTCCATCTTGAAAATCGCCCTCTCGATTATTCAAAAAATAAGTCCATAAATACTGTTCCAATGCAATATATGGATCTGTATCAAAATATAAGCCTGAATCTAAAAAGAGCCTATTTTTTAATTTATCATAGCAAGAGCAAATAGCATTTTGTATCTCAGGCGTAATTTTTTCTCTAATAATTACATCCGAAGGTTTGGTGTAACCGTATCTCTCTGAAAAAAGTTTCATACAATTGTTATTCTTTTGTTTCTGATATTATATCCCAAAACCGATTGAAGAATGCGGTCAGTCGTTCGATGACGGCTTCGCGTTTCTTCGTGCGATCGCCGGTGGGCGTAAAACGGGAGACGGGCGGCAAGACTTTGGTTATAGCCGTTCCCGTCGTTTGCACGAATCCATCACGGAAAGCGTTGTCCATGAATTTGTATGCCTCGTCATGATTCAGGTTTTCGTCGGCAATAATCCGATCCAGCTCGGCACGACGCTGCTCCTCGACATAAGCGAGCCAATCTTCGTCCACGTCGGATTCGGGCGTGAGGAATTCGATGAATCGTTCGATCAACTCCTTTTTGTTGCGCAAATCAACACTCGAATCGATCGCCTTGCGGATCGACACGATAATTTCCTTGTCCTGTAGATGCTCTTCGTGGTATTTACGAATCAACGACAGAATATAGTCGATATTGACCTCTACCTGCTTGATAAGCTCCATCTCGAAGACCACATCTTCGTTGATTTGCTCCGCCTCGTGTTTCTGTAGGCGGAACTCGTTGTACAAGTCGATATACGCACCGTGGTAATCCTGTATGTCGCGTTCAGTCAGAATCTCGCGTCCGACAAAGTCATCGAATGTCGATAGGATATTCCGTAGTTTCAGAATCGCACCGTACAACCGCACGAAGTTCTTTTTGTTCTGCTCGCCGACGATCTGTTCTCCGACGGGGTATTTCGCCTGTAATTCTTCGACTAACTCTGCATAACCGCGAATCTCCCTGTCGTTCTGTGTATAACCGTTGTAATACTCATCGAAGGTTTTGAGCAGCACGATGCCTGCCGCCTCCTTGTCTCCGAACAGGGCGAGGCTTTCGTTCGTAGCCGTTTCGAGGTTGCGGAAACATACGATGTTGCCGAACGTCTTGATGGAGTTCAGGATGCGGTTCGTGCGCGAATAGGCCTGCAAGAGCCCGTGCATCCGCAGATTTTTATCGACCCACAGCGTATTGAGCGTCGTG from Alistipes dispar carries:
- a CDS encoding DUF4099 domain-containing protein translates to MDEKVKNDEKKVMLVRQTGEGQDGRLKAVGSIDEDGNIETLDPTAANVAKLFDVNTNQPALEAFFTKFMEQSQDPVKTGISEIFIMAESVLNKLIRIDLDPQLLENYRVDPAEELAKMEPQIAVPRFEPMDISRIDTADMERMGIRMGDLEPHLKAMSYGHKSHGLIEMRPEMEPGGMRVTTKGRVSLEEQADGSLKVVPHYYREKCDLDAPFHNVLLDDEAKRNIVETRHAGKVIDLELEPGRMTPCYVSRDKWTNELVAMPVSEFDKRASIKNADLSEGEQLDFYSGRKILLKGYTTRSGYKRDAYIQIDASESNIEFDHSGLDKRRYQEHNREVYAAKRFEQGNPLPEGPRAMFIPKRVFGVELPQEAYNQWLDALNFPEKRKDVKATYLQGLQFPGSPERADRWVKPDYEAGKIKSYRWNPDYSRKQSSSQSQAPARTPSNEPSKQTEGQPQKRQSEREVRQVAPPKPQPKKSKSVGGL
- a CDS encoding transposase, which gives rise to MLPCGVNLFVDPIYGSEDIAMPKVVSEHVKRQQGHRNIYVLDRGLQSTRNMAAFSKESICFIARSKENRKYVELEQIPFTDSDLGGLELIRDSKVYLYTGQPVMDKRGNKYYRQELVEEPLKLIVARSKDESATEYWFITNDFELRPKEIANAYRRRWDIEVFFRFIKQELNASHLISLNKNGIEVIFYMTLITAMLVLIYKRANNVGYKTAKRRFAMEIRDLAIAMISVQCGGNPALFFKT
- a CDS encoding AbiJ-NTD4 domain-containing protein, encoding MKLFSERYGYTKPSDVIIREKITPEIQNAICSCYDKLKNRLFLDSGLYFDTDPYIALEQYLWTYFLNNREGDFQDGRRYYIVATAFLEDKNNSWYRKLDIVECTIKYLQDIDKRYNNWRTPVNQMFIKQLNFEFERLNFAYRIIGQEIVEITSKSEIATIEDAMANTSRNIKIHLNRALELYAQRPTADYRNSIKESISAVEAFCREKTDENSLGKALNHLEANGIIIPKLLKVAFDKLYAYTNQPDTGIRHALMDSDGAYTPASEEALFMLVSCSAFLNYLCRKIR